A window from Salvia miltiorrhiza cultivar Shanhuang (shh) chromosome 2, IMPLAD_Smil_shh, whole genome shotgun sequence encodes these proteins:
- the LOC131009150 gene encoding phospholipase A1-IIdelta-like gives MEETVNDVVAEPPSWAELLGCNNWEGLLDPLDLSLRRFLLLCGDFCQCTYDAFDDDDNSPYAGSSRYGEKSFFHKVKFPSASAYQISSFLYATATLDIPVTPDRETSFIGYVATSASTLPGGRGEIYVVWRGTKTNKEWIDVAHFEPVPASAITPAADPAPNVMDGWLRIYTSSNPNSQSQTLSARDQLRAQILQLQGLYKDENLSIVVTGHSLGAALAVLSAFDLVENVVVPDIPVTAVVFGCPRVGDGAFVERLRTHRNLKILHAKNVLDPIPFYPQGFGYSGAGVEMVVDSRKSPWLRVIPKDLMDFHNLQGMLHVVAGWHGEEGEFEVAVKRSLALVNKSCAFLKDECKIPGSWWVAENRGMMLNEEGDWVLKPPLDDDCPAVPE, from the coding sequence ATGGAAGAAACCGTTAACGATGTCGTAGCAGAGCCGCCGTCATGGGCGGAGCTCCTCGGCTGCAACAACTGGGAAGGCCTTCTGGACCCCTTAGACCTCTCCCTCCGccgcttcctcctcctctgcgGCGACTTCTGCCAGTGCACCTACGACGCCTTCGACGACGACGACAACTCCCCCTACGCCGGCTCCTCCCGCTACGGCGAGAAATCCTTCTTCCACAAGGTCAAGTtcccctccgcctccgcctATCAGATCTCCTCCTTCCTCTACGCCACCGCCACCCTCGACATCCCCGTCACCCCCGACCGCGAGACCAGCTTCATCGGCTACGTCGCCACCTCCGCCTCCACCCTCCCCGGCGGCCGCGGCGAGATCTACGTCGTCTGGCGCGGCACCAAGACCAACAAAGAGTGGATCGACGTCGCGCACTTCGAGCCCGTCCCCGCTTCCGCCATCACCCCCGCCGCCGACCCCGCCCCCAACGTCATGGACGGCTGGCTCAGAATCTACACCTcctcaaaccctaattcccaATCCCAAACCCTCAGCGCCCGCGATCAGCTCCGCGCCCAGATTCTTCAACTTCAAGGTCTCTACAAAGATGAAAACCTCAGCATAGTCGTGACGGGGCACAGCCTGGGCGCGGCGCTGGCCGTGCTCTCGGCGTTCGACCTCGTCGAAAACGTCGTCGTCCCCGACATCCCCGTGACGGCCGTCGTCTTCGGCTGCCCGCGGGTCGGGGACGGCGCGTTCGTGGAGAGGCTGCGGACGCACCGCAACCTCAAGATCCTGCACGCGAAGAACGTGCTCGACCCGATCCCGTTCTACCCGCAGGGATTCGGGTACAGCGGCGCCGGCGTGGAGATGGTGGTGGACAGCAGGAAGTCGCCGTGGCTGCGGGTGATTCCGAAGGATTTGATGGACTTCCATAACTTGCAGGGGATGCTGCACGTGGTGGCGGGGTGGCACGGGGAGGAGGGGGAGTTCGAGGTGGCGGTGAAGAGGAGCTTGGCGTTGGTGAATAAGTCGTGCGCGTTTCTGAAAGATGAGTGTAAAATCCCGGGGTCGTGGTGGGTGGCGGAGAATAGAGGGATGATGCTTAATGAAGAAGGGGACTGGGTTTTGAAGCCGCCGCTC